In the genome of Candidatus Palauibacter polyketidifaciens, one region contains:
- a CDS encoding DUF5107 domain-containing protein has product MSRLTSRSSRVAALTSAAACAALAAASCDTAGPRARISEEVRVLDTYPFSDPNPVPVLATDRRLYPYHTFEGYAATSEPREWKVVRMENDLVEVFVLPEVGGKVWGAVVKETGHEFIYRNEVMKFRDIALRGPWTSGGLEFNFGVIGHTPATATPVDYLMRENADGSVSTIVGATDLPARTPWRVEIRLPPDRAAFETRVLWYNPTPLEQPYYNWMTAAAFARDDLELFVPGDAYLEH; this is encoded by the coding sequence TTGTCGCGATTGACTTCGCGGAGTTCGCGGGTCGCCGCGCTGACCTCGGCTGCCGCGTGTGCCGCGCTGGCCGCCGCTTCGTGCGATACCGCCGGACCGCGTGCGCGGATCTCCGAGGAGGTGCGCGTCCTCGATACGTACCCGTTTTCGGATCCGAACCCCGTGCCGGTGCTCGCCACCGACCGCCGGCTCTACCCCTACCACACGTTCGAGGGGTACGCGGCGACGTCGGAGCCCCGGGAATGGAAGGTCGTGAGGATGGAGAACGACCTCGTCGAGGTCTTCGTCCTTCCCGAGGTGGGTGGCAAGGTGTGGGGGGCCGTGGTGAAGGAGACGGGCCACGAGTTCATCTATCGGAACGAAGTGATGAAGTTCCGGGACATCGCGCTGCGCGGGCCGTGGACCTCGGGCGGCCTCGAGTTCAACTTCGGCGTCATCGGGCACACGCCGGCCACGGCCACGCCCGTCGACTATCTCATGCGGGAGAACGCGGACGGGAGCGTAAGCACGATCGTCGGCGCCACGGACCTCCCGGCGCGGACGCCGTGGCGGGTCGAGATCCGCCTTCCGCCGGACCGGGCCGCCTTCGAGACGCGCGTTCTGTGGTACAACCCGACCCCGCTGGAGCAGCCCTACTACAACTGGATGACGGCGGCGGCCTTCGCCCGGGACGACCTCGAACTGTTCGTGCCGGGGGACGCCTACCTGGAGCACT
- the galK gene encoding galactokinase: MSGAVSIDGARQGDRPERPTLVILAAGRSTRFGRAKQLEPVGPGGASLIEYAVYDAVRAGFGRFVLVVRESQQDEFEASLTPLRAAGLSLSFACQRLVDADLVPLPPPGRVRPWGTGFAVLAAAAALPRQTPFAVCNADDFYGRVAYERLAHALAAPPAGIRAFAATSPLADTLSAHGGVSRGLCEPGPDGTLLHMTEGLDLRLDGVAARAGDDAESPATPPGVIGRTASGAAVRVDADSPACMGLWGFFPVILPLLEERFRDFLAESPGIEDEFYLSEAVGNLAAAERTRCGLVPVGPGWMGVTFPEDRERVADSLRRLTEAGAYPVDLWTPHVRPEPLRAAQASLFGPPQAPPGGIATAPGRINLIGEHIDYNGLPVLPMALDRHVHLDFEAAGQATVELEGDSAHGSFAFRLDRTIESAPRGHWSNYVRAAARGLLDHGVGLKRGIRGTVTGTLPEAEGLSSSSALVVASALALLHANEAEVEALELAALLARAERYVGVQGGGMDQAVSLCGKEGHALRIDFGPLRVTPLPVPEGWRWVVASSLTRAEKAGAVRGLYNERRAQCAEALERVGRTSWPEVVEADEDEFASILARAGKSLPLTLSRRFRHVATEGRRVIEAERALRSENLAAFGRLMNASHASLRDDFSVSTQALDKIVGVALDAGAAGARLTGAGFGGCAVALCRANRAKSVIEALIDRFYAPRGGVDRRALFVADAADGATVTSGGGVTCRD, translated from the coding sequence AGGGCGACCGGCCGGAGCGGCCGACGCTGGTGATCCTCGCCGCCGGGCGATCCACGCGGTTCGGCCGCGCCAAGCAACTCGAACCGGTGGGGCCGGGCGGCGCGTCGCTGATCGAATATGCCGTGTACGACGCCGTGCGCGCGGGGTTCGGGCGTTTCGTGCTCGTGGTTCGCGAGAGTCAACAGGATGAGTTCGAGGCGAGCCTGACTCCGCTGCGGGCTGCAGGGCTCTCGCTCTCCTTCGCCTGCCAGCGTCTCGTTGACGCGGACCTCGTCCCCCTCCCGCCGCCCGGTCGCGTCCGGCCCTGGGGCACGGGATTTGCCGTGCTGGCCGCGGCAGCCGCTCTGCCCCGCCAGACCCCGTTCGCCGTCTGCAACGCGGACGACTTCTACGGGCGGGTCGCCTACGAGCGCCTGGCGCACGCGCTCGCGGCTCCGCCCGCGGGCATCCGCGCCTTCGCGGCGACCTCGCCCCTGGCCGACACTCTGTCGGCCCACGGTGGCGTGTCGCGCGGCCTGTGCGAACCGGGGCCCGACGGCACACTACTCCACATGACCGAGGGCCTGGATCTGCGCCTCGACGGCGTCGCGGCGCGGGCGGGCGACGACGCGGAATCCCCGGCCACCCCGCCCGGCGTCATCGGGCGCACCGCCTCGGGCGCGGCAGTCCGGGTGGACGCGGACAGTCCGGCGTGCATGGGCCTGTGGGGATTCTTCCCCGTGATCCTGCCCCTGCTCGAGGAGCGCTTCCGAGACTTCCTCGCGGAGTCCCCGGGGATCGAGGACGAATTCTACCTGTCGGAAGCCGTCGGCAATCTGGCCGCCGCCGAACGGACGCGCTGCGGCCTCGTGCCCGTGGGGCCGGGGTGGATGGGGGTCACCTTCCCCGAAGACCGCGAGCGCGTCGCCGACTCGCTCCGAAGACTGACCGAGGCCGGCGCGTATCCCGTCGATCTCTGGACGCCGCACGTGCGCCCGGAGCCGCTCCGCGCGGCGCAGGCGTCACTCTTCGGTCCGCCGCAGGCGCCGCCCGGCGGGATCGCGACTGCTCCGGGGCGCATCAACCTGATCGGAGAGCACATCGACTACAACGGCCTGCCCGTGCTGCCGATGGCTCTCGACCGACACGTCCACCTCGACTTCGAGGCGGCCGGGCAGGCGACGGTCGAACTCGAAGGCGACTCCGCCCACGGTTCGTTCGCCTTCCGGCTGGACCGCACGATCGAATCCGCACCCCGGGGACACTGGTCGAACTATGTGAGGGCCGCGGCCAGGGGGTTGCTGGACCACGGTGTGGGATTGAAACGAGGCATCCGCGGCACGGTTACGGGCACCCTGCCGGAGGCGGAGGGGTTGTCGTCCTCATCCGCACTCGTAGTGGCGTCCGCGCTGGCCCTGCTGCACGCCAACGAAGCGGAGGTGGAGGCGCTGGAACTCGCGGCGCTCCTCGCCCGCGCCGAGCGTTACGTCGGGGTGCAGGGCGGCGGCATGGATCAGGCGGTGTCTCTCTGCGGAAAGGAAGGGCACGCGCTGCGGATCGACTTCGGGCCGCTGCGCGTGACGCCGCTGCCGGTACCGGAAGGATGGCGGTGGGTGGTCGCCTCGTCGTTGACGCGCGCGGAGAAGGCGGGCGCGGTACGCGGGTTGTACAACGAGCGGCGGGCCCAGTGCGCGGAGGCCCTCGAACGGGTTGGCCGGACATCCTGGCCGGAGGTGGTGGAAGCCGACGAGGACGAGTTCGCATCCATCCTGGCCCGGGCCGGGAAATCCTTGCCCCTCACGTTGTCGAGGCGCTTTCGTCATGTGGCCACGGAGGGTCGCCGGGTGATCGAGGCCGAGCGCGCGCTTCGCAGCGAGAACCTGGCCGCCTTCGGCCGGTTGATGAACGCATCGCACGCAAGCCTGCGCGATGACTTCAGCGTGAGCACGCAGGCACTCGACAAGATCGTGGGCGTGGCTCTCGACGCGGGCGCGGCCGGCGCGCGGCTCACGGGAGCGGGATTCGGCGGCTGCGCGGTCGCGCTCTGCCGCGCGAACCGGGCGAAGAGCGTGATCGAAGCACTGATCGATCGTTTCTACGCCCCCCGCGGAGGGGTCGACCGCCGGGCACTGTTCGTCGCCGACGCCGCCGACGGCGCTACCGTAACGAGCGGAGGAGGTGTCACTTGTCGCGATTGA